One Salarias fasciatus chromosome 9, fSalaFa1.1, whole genome shotgun sequence DNA segment encodes these proteins:
- the LOC115394700 gene encoding uncharacterized protein LOC115394700: protein MQEESGETVCSERNGEAEWLCPLCQKGQPDRSSLSLHLTEQHSVLPSCVDRLLDIAVLKQAASAAAEDKGAPKPTDADSSQSKHAEDISAEPCQSSESADATQTLGDKEMEEERIMEQEGGEAEPEPEEEGNPLAGAKQQNATENTEIPDAGEKSVGKNGVPAENNTRSFKCNACLESFPNRTALSVHYNSASHIQRMTTGAAKQSVESNPPNSSVPVLTRPYISNKPYQCAICRVSYNHAITLESHMKSVLHQTRSRNAGLAANNTAASSSLRGSAAGASNPAVTTSGSGTSQLVTSTNSAAPGTLVVSAAQEGEQISTSQVAPSLLTSPVASTQAVSAILTLLTSSPNALSHSLLPSLFAAGAAPGAAAPQLVPQPQMVMPLILNGLQAQTQQHQENQQGQLLTQCVPFVGLSTAQQALLTQRLNSLQSQWPSAGVQTNTQACVEEQKQTVTTEAEQDKKQSDVTVEEKASDQLKDGQNLTTETDQEEKPREQNSKNIAQCSSIESKGKIENNGDNGKAHGDSTTDGDSATNQLDLEGDKVASLNLSPVGTEKSLGNNNLSPSASVPSNSSLSPVNLNLTLSPDSTPQKSQSGTSPSGSLGTPKTSQSTNALTNNQARLNYNTSIYPDLPVLSEFQSEVLWAFFESRSEADAASPPHEDCEALGREVGLSEEEVRRWLTQACLAKQRWRATESEHLAGFTKHGHGSDVDYDDEESSLVIAEGDDYAEASSSQAMDLSQTRGKRKLRDLGRESRGESCLTSDSENEVYTSVIVSDEESHNGSFKECPESPTKDNTQREVYSDRGSVGGKVLRSTTVFLSDAEDEYEEEEGSGGQRAKRKKRGEFERDEVEVKKERQDPDVDLELEAQGDPPYSQSHIMDHPEIPASALHSSPCPSLPSQHSFSALMLSLWRHR, encoded by the exons ATGCAG GAGGAGTCTGGAGAGACAGTATGCAGTGAAAGGAATGGGGAGGCAGAGTGGTTGTGCCCTCTGTGCCAAAAAGGCCAACCAGACCGATCTTCCTTGTCGCTTCATCTCACCGAGCAGCACAGCGTTCTTCCATCGTGTGTCGACAGACTGCTGGACATC GCCGTTCTGAAACAGGCCGCCAGCGCTGCAGCAGAGGATAAAGGCGCCCCCAAACCGACAG ACGCTGATTCTTCACAATCGAAGCACGCAGAAGACATCAGCGCCGAGCCCTGCCAATCTAGCGAGAGTGCAGACGCTACCCAGACGCTCGGAGACaaagagatggaggaagagagaaTAATGGAACAGGAGGGAGGTGAAGCTGAGCCGGAGCCAGAAGAGGAGGGAAATCCACTGGCAGGAGCCAAACAGCAAAAtgcaactgaaaacacagaaatcccaGACGCTGGTGAGAAGTCAGTTGGTAAAAACGGCGTGCCGGCTGAAAATAACACCCGGTCCTTCAAATGCAACGCCTGCCTGGAAAGTTTTCCCAACAGAACTGCCTTGAGTGTTCATTACAACTCTGCATCTCACATTCAGAGGATGACTACAGGCGCTGCAAAGCAGAGTGTAGAAAGTAATCCCCCAAATTCCTCGGTTCCAGTCCTGACTCGGCCGTATATATCAAACAAGCCCTACCAGTGTGCGATATGTCGAGTCTCTTACAATCACGCCATCACCCTcgagagccatatgaaatctgTCTTGCACCAGACTCGAAGCAGAAATGCTGGATTAGCAGCAAACAACACAGCGGCATCGTCTAGTCTGAGAGGTAGCGCCGCCGGTGCGTCCAACCCTGCGGTGACCACGTCTGGAAGCGGAACCAGTCAGCTGGTCACCTCCACTAACTCTGCCGCTCCGGGGACTCTGGTGGTGAGTGCTGCACAGGAAGGAGAGCAGATCTCAACGTCACAAGtggccccctccctcctcacctccccCGTGGCGTCCACTCAGGCAGTCTCGGCCATTCTCACCCTGCTCACATCGAGTCCCAACGCCCTCTCGCACTCTCTCCTGCCCTCCCTGTTCGCGGCCGGCGCCGCTCCCGGTGCCGCTGCGCCCCAGCTTGTGCCTCAGCCTCAAATGGTCATGCCCTTGATCTTAAATGGGCTGCAAGCCCAAACACAGCAGCACCAAGAGAACCAGCAAGGCCAGCTCCTCACCCAGTGTGTGCCATTCGTAGGTCTCAGCACAGCCCAGCAAGCCCTCCTAACCCAAAGACTAAACAGTTTGCAGAGTCAGTGGCCCTCCGCAGGAGttcaaacaaatacacaagccTGTGTAGAGGAGCAAAAGCAAACTGTAACAACTGAGGCAGAGCAAGACAAAAAGCAGAGCGACGTGACAGTTGAAGAGAAAGCCTCAGATCAGCTCAAAGATGGACAGAACCTGACTACAGAAACTGATCAAGAGGAGAAACCTAGGGAGCAGAACAGTAAAAACATTGCACAGTGCTCCAGTATAGAAAGCAAAGGGAAGATTGAGAATAACGGAGACAATGGGAAGGCACATGGAGATAGCACAACAGATGGAGACAGTGCAACTAATCAGTTGGACCTGGAAGGTGATAAAGTAGCAAGCCTGAATCTTTCCCCAGTGGGCACAGAGAAGAGCCTCGGCAATAACAACCTATCGCCTTCTGCATCTGTGCCCAGCAACTCCAGTCTCAGTCCTGTAAATCTAAACTTAACACTCAGCCCCGATTCAACTCCTCAGAAGTCACAGTCGGGCACGAGCCCCAGTGGCTCCTTGGGCACCCCGAAAACCAGCCAGAGTACTAATGCCTTAACTAACAACCAAGCCCGTCTCAATTATAACACATCCATATATCCAGACCTTCCTGTGCTTTCAGAGTTCCAGTCAGAGGTTCTCTGGGCCTTCTTCGAATCGCGCAGTGAGGCTGACGCTGCAAGTCCTCCCCATGAGGACTGCGAGGCGCTCGGCAGAGAGGTCGGTCTGTCTGAAGAGGAAGTACGGAGGTGGCTGACTCAAGCATGCCTCGCCAAACAGAGATGGAGGGCGACAGAGTCGGAACACCTGGCTGGGTTTACAAAGCACGGCCATGGCTCCGATGTCGACTACGATGATGAGGAAAGCTCACTGGTTATAGCCGAAGGAGACGACTATGCTGAAGCTTCAAGTAGCCAAGCAATGGATTTGTCTCAGACGAGAGGCAAACGCAAGCTAAGAGATTTAGGCAGGGAGAGTCGAGGAGAGTCCTGTCTCACCTCCGACTCGGAAAATGAGGTCTACACCTCTGTGATTGTTTCCGATGAGGAAAGCCACAACGGTTCCTTCAAAGAATGCCCTGAAAGCCCCACGAAAGACAACACTCAGCGGGAGGTCTACAGTGACAGGGGATCGGTCGGAGGGAAGGTTTTACGCTCTACAACTGTGTTCCTTTCTGATGCAGAGGATGAatatgaggaagaggaggggtcagggggacagagggccaagaggaaaaaaaggggggagtTTGAACGTGATGAAGTGGAGGTGAAAAAGGAGAGGCAGGACCCTGATGTGGATCTGGAGTTGGAAGCCCAAGGGGATCCTCCGTATTCACAGTCCCACATCATGGACCACCCAGAGATCCCAGCCAGTGCTCTTCACTCATCCCCTTGTCCCTCACTCCCTTCTCAGCACAGTTTCTCAGCCCTTATGTTGTCTCTCTGGCGCCACCGATAA
- the LOC115393949 gene encoding neuroguidin-like → MAASVNNDLIESDLPKAVELLNNLTEQVASVTSHVQGILAKVKDGAFKTSQGLSFLDLRYHLLLFYLQDLTHLISIKTEGGRIKESEALDRVVTIRTVLEKMRPLDHKLKYQIDKLVRTAVTGSLAENDPLQLRPNPGNLISKLSDSEESEDEDKNKDDSEKKAAPSSGRKYIPPKIAPMHYDGDVTEADRKKMQAERQRRAALRSSVIQELRQQYSDAPEEIRERRDFQSERESREELHRKNYEESMMVRLNMPKHQKNSKKRGMMAMSGQLSGITHFSDISALTGGEGAPEGDGRPRKKKKVMKKKTKRKAFKKHK, encoded by the exons atggctGCCTCCGTAAACAAC GATTTGATTGAAAGCGATTTGCCCAAAGCAGTTGAGCTGCTGAATAATCTCACAGAGCAG GTGGCTTCAGTCACAAGTCATGTCCAGGGGATCCTGGCTAAAGTCAAAGATGGAGCCTTTAAAACCTCACAG GGTTTATCTTTCCTGGACCTCCGgtaccacctgctgctcttcTACCTGCAGGACCTCACTCACCTGATCAGCATCAAGACGGAAGGAGGCCGAATCAAAGAGAGCGAGGCTCTGGACAGAGTGGTCACCATCAGAACT GTTTTGGAGAAAATGCGACCTTTAGACCACAAACTGAAGTATCAGATTGATAAGCTGGTGCGGACCGCTGTGACCGGCAGTTTAG CTGAGAACGACCCGCTGCAGCTGCGTCCCAACCCTGGAAATCTCATCAGCAAA CTGAGTGATTCTGAGGAGTCTGAAGATGAAGACAAGAACAAAGACGATTCGGAGAAGAAagcagctccctctagtggcagGAAATATATACCACCCAAGATTGCCCCAATGCATTATG ACGGAGACGTGACGGAGGCCGACAGGAAGAAGATGCAGGCGGAGCGGCAGCGGCGAGCCGCTCTCCGGAGCTCGGTGATCCAGGAGCTGAGGCAGCAGTACAGCGACGCCCCCGAGGAGATCCGGGAGCGGCGGGACTTCCAGAGCGAGCGCGAGAGCCGCGAGGAGCTCCACAG GAAAAACTACGAGGAGTCGATGATGGTGCGTCTGAACATGCCGAAGCATCAGAAGAACTCCAAGAAGAGAGGCATGATGGCCATGTCGGGCCAGCTGAGCGGCATCACACACTTCAGCGACATCTCGGCTCTGACGGGCGGCGAGGGCGCACCG GAAGGAGACGGTCGacccaggaagaagaagaaagtcatgaagaagaaaaccaaAAGAAAGG CCTtcaagaaacacaaataa
- the LOC115394702 gene encoding zinc finger homeobox protein 4-like, with translation MGKNSSKSASSSSLADKIAIQKGQLLDGLGLKPTSKGLVVVQVKPESVSGVPSSNSGMSLVNCSNLTKSSIYMRAAEKMNATLLEREREKEQEKQKERDQEQPQQRKAKGKRFRDMRRSRTIIQAEQLDILYGCYFKDPNPGKHEFEQISEWVHLPKKVVQIWFQNMRARERKGEVRFISDGTLAAVGKPLIKFTWPLSKPIFSNKPATNNAGCMTATPIVRTLIKTERDPVKEPSKPVLIKKIIPVPIKPKEVISSTTASSASSVPSAVPKIKLETTSNVTMVKVAPKVNAPVLLAPPKDPVPIAPRPSQKRRLEEESEEEKTDEEKDVESEMGLPQPWCRRNRTG, from the exons ATGGGCAAAAACAGTTCGAAAtctgcttcctcctcatctctggCTGATAAAATTGCCATACAAAAGGGACAATTGCTTGATGGCCTGGGCTTGAAGCCAACATCCAAAGGTCTTGTCGTGGTCCAGGTTAAGCCGGAGTCGGTAAGCGGCGTGCCGTCTTCCAACAGTGGCATGAGTCTGGTCAACTGCAGCAATCTGACCAAGTCCAGCATTTACATGAGGGCAGCTGAGAAAATGAATGCCACGCTATTGGAAAGGGagcgagagaaggagcaggaaAAGCAAAAGGAGAGGGATCAAGAGCAGCCGCAGCAGAGAAAGGCCAAAGGAAAAAGGTTTCGAGACATGCGGCGTTCCAGGACCATCATTCAAGCTGAACAACTTGACATCCTGTATGGGTGCTATTTCAAAGATCCGAATCCTGGGAAACATGAATTCGAACAAATTTCCGAGTGGGTTCATCTTCCAAAGAAGGTTGTTCAGATTTGGTTCCAGAACATGAGGGCAAGGGAGAGGAAAGGCGAGGTCCGATTTATCAGTGACGGCACGCTGGCAGCGGTCGGCAAACCTCTCATCAAATTCACCTGGCCTCTGTCCAAACCCATATTCTCCAACAAGCCTGCTACAAACAATGCTGGATGTATGACAGCTACACCAATTGTGCGGACCCTCATCAAGACGGAGCGAGACCCTGTGAAGGAGCCAAGCAAGCCAGTCTTGATAAAAAAGATAATCCCCGTCCCCATCAAGCCCAAGGAGGTTATTTCTTCCACCACTGCGTCTTCTGCGAGCAGCGTTCCTTCAGCGGTGCCAAAGATCAAGCTCGAAACCACCAGCAACGTCACCATGGTTAAAGTTGCACCAAAAGTCAATGCGCCTGTCCTCCTCGCCCCACCCAAGGATCCGGTCCCGATAGCCCCGCGACCTTCCCAGAAacggaggctggaggaggagagcgaggaggaaaaAACCGATGAGGAGAAAGACGTTGAAAGCGAGATGG GCCTTCCTCAACCATGGTGTCGCAGAAACAGAACGGGCTGA
- the LOC115393970 gene encoding zinc finger protein 2-like, with the protein MECEAIGTELNLPLKVVQIWFQNTRAKEKRWRLQQEKMSPVSGGKVDMSSGSYLQYSALKANRPILPKPVQLTVTEPAGSPVAGQPVPKETLTGRCDACNVSFESRAAARAHVFSPCHLATLRTTNFGQPMALVNKNASGNGTSGSAVSGSQVSLSTTVTSSGAASGADAVIEMPPATATSKS; encoded by the exons ATGGAGTGCGAGGCGATCGGCACGGAGCTCAACCTGCCGCTCAAGGTGGTGCAGATCTGGTTCCAGAACACCAGAGCCAAGGAGAAGCGCTGGagactgcagcaggagaaaatg TCTCCTGTGTCGGGCGGGAAGGTGGACATGAGCTCAGGAAGCTACCTGCAGTACAGCGCTCTCAAAGCCAACCGGCCCATCCTGCCCAAGCCGGTCCAGCTCACGGTCACAGAACCCGCCGGGTCCCCGGTGGCCGGTCAGCCGGTGCCCAAAGAGACCCTGACCGGACGCTGCGACGCCTGCAACGTCTCCTTCGAATCCCGGGCCGCAGCGAGAGCCCACGTCTTCTCGCCGTGTCACCTGGCCACCCTGAGAACCACTAACTTTGGCCAGCCGATGGCGCTCGTCAACAAGAACGCGAGCGGGAACGGCACGTCCGGCAGCGCCGTGTCGGGCTCGCAGGTCTCTCTTTCCACTACTGTAACCAGCTCCGGCGCCGCTTCCGGGGCAGACGCGGTTATCGAAATGCCTCCAGCGACGGCCACCAGCAAAAGTTAA